A stretch of Clostridium sp. BJN0001 DNA encodes these proteins:
- a CDS encoding Lrp/AsnC family transcriptional regulator encodes MNEILEILESNSRYSDKQIAVMTGKTVEEVRDAIKDYEEKSIIAGYTTLINWENTGKETVTALIEVNVTPQRGEGFDKVAERIYKFSEVKACYLMSGGFDLTVIVEGKTMREVALFVSEKLSMQQYVLSTSTHFVLKKYKDHGTIFKEKKVDDREAIFI; translated from the coding sequence ATGAATGAAATATTAGAAATTCTTGAAAGTAACAGCAGATATTCTGATAAGCAGATAGCCGTTATGACAGGAAAAACAGTAGAAGAAGTAAGAGATGCAATAAAAGATTATGAGGAGAAAAGTATTATTGCAGGATATACTACTCTTATAAACTGGGAGAATACAGGTAAAGAAACAGTTACTGCACTAATTGAAGTTAATGTCACTCCTCAAAGAGGTGAAGGATTCGATAAAGTAGCAGAAAGAATATATAAATTCTCAGAAGTTAAAGCATGCTATCTTATGTCAGGAGGATTTGATCTTACTGTAATAGTAGAAGGAAAAACAATGAGAGAAGTTGCACTTTTTGTATCTGAAAAACTTTCAATGCAGCAGTATGTATTAAGTACATCAACACATTTTGTTCTTAAAAAGTATAAGGATCATGGAACAATATTTAAAGAGAAAAAAGTAGACGATAGGGAGGCTATATTTATATGA
- a CDS encoding aminotransferase class I/II-fold pyridoxal phosphate-dependent enzyme has protein sequence MILENMILKNVKNMPPSGIRKYFDMINEMDDVISLGVGEPDFVTPWNVREAGIYSLEEGHTHYSSNAGFVELRNEIAKYLYRRFNLSYNPLSEIIVTVGGSEGIDLALRAIAGPGDEVIIPEPSFVAYKGITTFIGAKPVTIELKEKDNFKLTKESLLKAITPKTKVVIIPFPNNPTGAVMTKDDLREIVDVLKDKDIIVISDEIYAELCYEDKHVSIASFPEMKDKTLVINGFSKSYAMTGWRLGYLCGNEILLKQMKKIHQYAIMCSPTIAQYAAIEALKHGDDSVNSMVKEYNRRRRVLIDGFRKAGLSCFEPHGAFYVFPCIKSTHMSSEEFCEQLLINEKVLTVPGNAFGDCGEGYIRACYASSMENILEAVKRIKRFTEKVKKDKNLK, from the coding sequence ATGATACTTGAAAATATGATACTTAAAAACGTAAAAAATATGCCGCCATCAGGTATAAGAAAGTATTTTGATATGATAAATGAAATGGATGATGTAATATCTTTAGGAGTTGGAGAACCTGATTTTGTAACACCGTGGAATGTAAGAGAAGCTGGCATTTATTCTCTTGAAGAAGGACACACTCATTATTCATCTAATGCAGGTTTTGTTGAACTTAGAAATGAAATAGCAAAATATTTATATAGAAGATTTAATTTAAGTTATAACCCTCTTAGCGAAATAATAGTTACAGTTGGAGGAAGTGAAGGAATAGATCTTGCTCTAAGGGCTATTGCAGGTCCTGGAGATGAAGTTATAATTCCTGAACCAAGCTTTGTTGCATATAAAGGAATTACAACATTTATAGGTGCAAAACCAGTTACTATTGAACTTAAGGAAAAGGATAATTTTAAGCTCACAAAAGAGAGTCTTTTAAAGGCAATAACTCCAAAGACTAAAGTTGTTATAATACCATTTCCAAATAATCCAACTGGTGCTGTAATGACAAAAGACGATTTAAGAGAGATAGTAGATGTTCTAAAAGATAAAGATATTATAGTAATATCAGATGAAATTTATGCAGAGCTTTGCTATGAAGACAAGCATGTATCAATTGCATCTTTCCCAGAAATGAAAGATAAGACTCTTGTTATTAATGGTTTTTCAAAATCGTATGCTATGACAGGATGGAGACTTGGATATCTTTGTGGAAATGAGATACTTTTAAAACAAATGAAAAAGATACATCAGTATGCTATAATGTGTTCTCCAACAATTGCTCAGTATGCAGCAATAGAAGCATTAAAACATGGAGACGATAGTGTAAACAGTATGGTAAAAGAGTATAATAGAAGAAGAAGAGTATTAATTGATGGATTTAGAAAAGCTGGCTTAAGCTGCTTTGAACCTCATGGAGCATTTTATGTTTTTCCATGTATTAAAAGTACACATATGTCATCTGAAGAATTTTGTGAGCAGCTTCTTATTAATGAAAAAGTACTTACAGTTCCAGGAAATGCTTTTGGAGACTGTGGAGAAGGATATATAAGAGCATGTTATGCATCATCTATGGAAAATATACTTGAGGCAGTAAAGAGGATTAAGCGTTTTACTGAAAAAGTTAAAAAAGATAAAAATCTCAAATAG
- a CDS encoding phosphopentomutase, with the protein MISRVIWIVLDSVGIGAMDDACMYGDENSDTIGNISKKLGGLNIPNMVKIGLGNIDGIHGLKKCDNPIGVFGKLKEKSIGKDTVTGHFEMSGIVSEVPFKTYPNGFKKEIIEKFEKETGRKVLGNKPASGTAILDELGEESIKTGSVIVYTSADSVFQIAANEDVVPLDELYKICKFTRKMMTGENLVARVIARPFIGNKSGHFTRTPNRRDFAIKPPYDTILDKAKNKGLDVIAVGKIEDIFSKKGITEAVHTIDNMDGVDKTIEFMKKDNKGIIYTNLVDFDMKWGHRNNYKAYGKGLEDFDLRLKEIMSSMRDDDILFITADHGCDPTTEGTDHSREYVPFIGYGKELKENVNLHVRDTFADIGQTIAEVLNTEKIKNGTGFYKEIKR; encoded by the coding sequence ATGATTAGCAGAGTAATTTGGATTGTACTAGATAGTGTAGGAATAGGCGCTATGGATGATGCATGTATGTATGGAGATGAAAATTCAGATACAATAGGAAATATTTCAAAAAAACTTGGAGGACTTAATATTCCTAATATGGTGAAAATAGGACTTGGAAATATTGATGGAATTCATGGATTAAAAAAGTGTGACAATCCTATAGGAGTTTTTGGAAAACTAAAAGAAAAATCTATAGGAAAGGATACAGTTACAGGACATTTTGAAATGTCTGGAATAGTATCTGAGGTTCCTTTTAAGACTTATCCAAATGGATTTAAAAAAGAAATAATTGAAAAGTTTGAAAAAGAGACAGGAAGAAAAGTACTTGGAAATAAACCTGCTTCTGGAACAGCTATATTAGATGAACTTGGTGAAGAGTCAATAAAAACAGGAAGTGTTATAGTATATACATCTGCAGATAGTGTATTTCAAATTGCAGCTAATGAGGATGTTGTTCCGTTAGATGAACTTTACAAAATATGCAAATTCACAAGAAAGATGATGACAGGAGAAAACCTTGTTGCAAGAGTTATAGCAAGACCTTTTATCGGAAATAAATCTGGCCATTTTACAAGAACTCCAAATAGACGAGATTTTGCAATAAAACCACCTTATGACACTATTTTGGATAAAGCTAAAAATAAAGGTCTTGATGTAATTGCTGTAGGGAAAATAGAAGATATTTTTTCAAAAAAAGGTATAACTGAGGCTGTTCATACTATAGACAATATGGATGGAGTAGATAAGACAATTGAATTTATGAAAAAAGATAATAAAGGAATTATATATACAAATTTAGTTGATTTTGATATGAAGTGGGGACATAGAAATAATTATAAAGCATATGGAAAAGGTCTTGAAGATTTTGATTTAAGACTTAAAGAAATAATGTCTTCAATGAGAGATGATGATATTTTATTTATAACAGCAGACCATGGATGCGATCCTACAACTGAAGGAACAGATCATTCAAGAGAATATGTTCCATTTATTGGATATGGAAAAGAATTAAAAGAAAATGTAAACTTGCATGTAAGAGATACATTTGCAGATATAGGTCAGACAATAGCAGAAGTTTTAAATACAGAAAAAATAAAGAATGGAACTGGATTTTATAAGGAAATTAAGAGGTAG
- a CDS encoding zinc-ribbon domain-containing protein, whose product MTDKTITCRDCGKEFIFTEGEQEFYKEKGFQNDPVRCPECRRKKKENHRRDY is encoded by the coding sequence ATGACAGACAAGACAATTACTTGTAGAGATTGTGGAAAAGAATTTATTTTTACTGAAGGAGAACAGGAATTTTATAAAGAAAAAGGATTCCAAAATGATCCAGTAAGGTGCCCAGAGTGTAGAAGAAAGAAAAAAGAGAATCATAGAAGAGATTATTAA
- a CDS encoding pyrimidine-nucleoside phosphorylase — MRMVDIINKKKRAETLSTDEINFFTQNYNKGKIPDYQVSALMMAIVFQKMNIKETSDLTMAMVKSGDVLDLSSIDGIKVDKHSTGGVGDKTTLVLAPLVAAAKVHIAKMSGRGLGHTGGTIDKLNSFKGFSTDISEEEFIDNVKKHYISIMSPTKDIAPADKKLYALRDVTGTVENVSLIASSIMSKKIASGADKIVLDVKTGSGAFMKDYDDALVLAETMVNIGKQINREVVAVISDMDQPLGYAIGNVLEVKEAVETLKGNGPEDLLKLCLTLGSNMLVLAGKSKNTDEAEMLLKKLIENGEAFKKFKEFISIQGGNPIDADNLENLPKTKYIYEVKSKISGYVNRIDSYKIGIASMVLGAGRASKDDDIDLSVGIVLNKKRNDKVDNDETLCYIYSNDEEKTHEVERLIIESFAIEDKKTDDVPLIYKVIK, encoded by the coding sequence ATGAGAATGGTTGATATTATAAATAAAAAGAAACGAGCAGAAACTTTATCTACAGATGAAATAAATTTCTTTACTCAAAATTATAATAAAGGGAAAATACCAGATTATCAAGTATCCGCTCTTATGATGGCTATTGTTTTTCAGAAAATGAATATAAAGGAAACCTCAGATCTTACTATGGCTATGGTAAAGTCTGGGGATGTACTTGATTTATCATCGATAGATGGAATAAAAGTAGATAAACATAGTACAGGTGGAGTTGGAGATAAAACTACATTAGTTTTAGCACCACTTGTTGCAGCAGCAAAAGTTCATATAGCAAAAATGTCAGGAAGAGGGCTTGGACATACAGGAGGTACAATAGATAAGCTGAATTCATTTAAAGGTTTTTCAACTGATATAAGTGAAGAAGAATTCATTGATAATGTAAAAAAGCATTATATTTCTATAATGAGTCCTACAAAAGATATTGCACCTGCTGATAAAAAGCTTTATGCACTTAGAGATGTTACAGGAACTGTAGAAAATGTTTCTCTTATAGCATCAAGTATAATGAGCAAGAAAATAGCATCAGGAGCAGATAAGATAGTACTTGATGTAAAAACTGGAAGTGGAGCATTTATGAAAGATTATGATGATGCTTTAGTTCTTGCAGAAACTATGGTTAATATAGGAAAACAGATTAATAGAGAAGTGGTAGCTGTTATTTCAGATATGGATCAGCCTCTTGGATATGCTATAGGAAATGTTCTTGAAGTTAAAGAAGCAGTAGAAACATTAAAAGGTAATGGTCCAGAAGATCTTTTAAAGCTATGCCTTACTCTTGGAAGTAATATGCTTGTTTTAGCAGGAAAATCAAAAAATACTGATGAGGCAGAAATGCTTCTTAAAAAGCTTATAGAAAACGGTGAAGCGTTTAAAAAGTTTAAGGAATTTATATCTATTCAAGGAGGAAATCCAATTGACGCAGATAATTTAGAAAATCTACCAAAGACTAAATATATTTATGAAGTTAAATCTAAAATTTCAGGATATGTAAATAGAATAGATTCTTATAAGATAGGAATAGCTTCTATGGTTTTAGGTGCAGGAAGAGCATCTAAGGATGATGATATAGATTTAAGCGTTGGAATAGTATTAAATAAAAAGAGAAATGATAAAGTAGATAATGATGAAACATTATGTTATATATATAGTAATGATGAGGAAAAAACTCATGAAGTAGAGAGATTAATAATAGAAAGTTTTGCTATAGAAGATAAAAAGACAGATGATGTTCCATTAATTTATAAAGTTATAAAATAA
- a CDS encoding aminotransferase class I/II-fold pyridoxal phosphate-dependent enzyme, with translation MNKKLPLLAEVLKYHDEKNLLLSMPGNKGGRGFLIDKYGRKFAENMGFIDITEVDPLDNFQCPKGVIKEAQNLLAKTYNCKKAYFLVNGSSSGNMISIFSAFNEKDHVAIERNCHKSIYNASILRKLKVTYIDCQVDKDTGIPLPPNENQIFNALKKDKKIKGVILTYPSYYGITYDIRSVIKKLKEKEMKVIVDSAHGAHFGLSKNLPDNISDLADYTVLSAHKTLPALTQSAYLAVNDLNSNVEFYIGSFISTSPSYILMSSLDYARYYMDTYAKKDYENLITLMKYWKDKINNETHFNILSKDDLKIYGNYDVDLSRYVVVTEKGYSGHKLLKYLREKKIQCEMSFERGVVLIFSPFNDNNDFKKVFNALLEIDINKIKENHSYFDMIYKIHEKKLEPYEVFSSESEFVFYKNAIGKVLKESIVPYPPGIPLVCAGEVLNEADINIIDEYVNNNKDIIGVYDKKVNILK, from the coding sequence ATGAATAAAAAACTTCCACTTTTGGCTGAAGTGTTAAAATATCATGATGAAAAAAATTTATTATTATCGATGCCTGGAAATAAAGGAGGAAGAGGCTTTTTAATAGATAAGTATGGAAGAAAATTTGCTGAAAATATGGGATTTATTGATATTACTGAAGTTGATCCGCTTGATAATTTTCAGTGTCCTAAAGGAGTTATAAAAGAAGCACAAAATCTTTTAGCAAAAACTTATAATTGCAAAAAAGCATATTTCCTTGTTAATGGAAGTTCATCTGGAAATATGATATCTATTTTTTCAGCATTTAATGAAAAAGATCATGTGGCGATTGAAAGAAATTGTCATAAATCTATATATAATGCTTCTATTTTAAGAAAACTCAAAGTAACATATATAGACTGTCAGGTTGATAAAGATACAGGAATACCTCTTCCTCCTAATGAAAATCAGATATTTAATGCCTTGAAAAAAGATAAAAAAATAAAAGGCGTAATTTTAACATATCCAAGTTATTATGGAATTACATATGATATACGATCTGTAATTAAAAAATTAAAAGAAAAAGAAATGAAAGTTATTGTTGATTCTGCACATGGTGCACATTTTGGACTTTCAAAAAATCTGCCTGATAATATATCTGATTTGGCAGACTATACAGTTTTAAGTGCTCATAAAACACTTCCTGCACTTACTCAAAGCGCGTATTTAGCAGTAAATGATTTAAATTCTAATGTAGAATTTTATATAGGAAGTTTTATTTCTACATCACCTTCTTATATTTTAATGTCATCCTTAGATTATGCAAGATACTATATGGATACATATGCAAAAAAAGATTATGAAAATCTAATAACTTTGATGAAATATTGGAAAGATAAAATAAATAATGAAACTCATTTTAATATATTATCAAAAGATGATCTTAAAATTTATGGAAATTATGATGTTGATTTATCAAGATATGTAGTAGTAACGGAGAAAGGATATTCAGGTCATAAACTTTTGAAATATTTAAGAGAAAAAAAGATTCAGTGTGAGATGAGCTTTGAAAGAGGAGTAGTTTTAATTTTTTCACCATTTAATGATAATAATGATTTTAAAAAAGTATTTAATGCACTTTTAGAAATTGATATTAATAAAATTAAAGAAAATCATTCTTATTTTGATATGATATATAAAATACATGAAAAAAAATTAGAGCCATATGAAGTATTTTCATCTGAGAGCGAATTTGTATTTTATAAAAATGCTATAGGAAAAGTATTAAAAGAATCAATAGTACCATATCCCCCAGGGATACCACTTGTATGTGCAGGAGAAGTCTTAAATGAAGCAGATATTAATATTATAGATGAATATGTAAATAATAATAAAGATATAATAGGAGTATATGATAAAAAGGTCAATATTTTAAAATAA
- a CDS encoding cytidine deaminase yields the protein MDYKELIKTALFYRNNSYSPYSHFKVGAALITKSSKIFGGCNIENASYGATNCAERTALFKAVSEGEKEIEALAIVGSRTDYTFPCGICRQVLAEFFKSDTKIIIAKNEDDYIVKNFRDILPDSFDKKDIDKG from the coding sequence ATAGATTATAAAGAACTTATAAAAACAGCTTTATTTTATAGAAATAATTCATATTCTCCATATTCACATTTCAAAGTTGGAGCTGCACTAATTACAAAATCTTCAAAAATTTTTGGTGGATGTAATATAGAAAATGCTTCGTATGGAGCTACAAACTGTGCAGAGAGAACGGCTTTATTTAAAGCTGTATCAGAAGGAGAAAAAGAAATAGAAGCACTTGCGATTGTGGGAAGCAGAACTGATTATACATTCCCATGTGGAATATGTAGGCAGGTACTAGCAGAATTTTTTAAAAGTGATACAAAGATAATAATTGCAAAAAATGAAGATGATTATATAGTTAAAAATTTTCGTGACATACTTCCAGATTCATTTGATAAAAAAGATATAGATAAAGGGTAA
- the deoD gene encoding purine-nucleoside phosphorylase has translation MSTHIEAKKGEIEEKVILPGDPMRAKFIAENFLTDVHCYNKVRGMYGFTGKYKNVPISIQGTGMGIPSISIYVNELIAEYGVKNLIRVGTCGGYSNKVKIKDLIIAMSACTDSNINITRFAGRTFAPTASFKLLKPAYEIAQKKGFDPKVGPIFTSDTFYNDTDDSWKIWAKFGCLGVEMETAGLYTLAAKYGVNALSLLTVSDHFITKEETSSQEREKTFTSMIETALETMINI, from the coding sequence ATGAGTACACATATTGAAGCTAAAAAAGGTGAGATAGAGGAAAAAGTAATACTTCCTGGAGATCCTATGAGAGCAAAATTTATTGCAGAAAATTTTTTGACAGATGTTCATTGTTATAACAAAGTCAGAGGAATGTACGGATTTACAGGTAAATATAAAAATGTTCCAATATCAATTCAGGGAACAGGAATGGGTATTCCATCAATTTCTATATATGTAAATGAACTTATAGCAGAATATGGAGTTAAGAATCTTATAAGAGTTGGAACATGCGGAGGATATAGTAATAAAGTAAAGATAAAAGATCTTATTATAGCTATGTCAGCATGTACAGACTCTAATATAAATATTACACGATTTGCGGGTAGAACATTTGCCCCAACAGCAAGTTTTAAACTTCTAAAACCTGCATATGAAATTGCACAAAAAAAAGGTTTTGATCCTAAAGTTGGACCTATATTTACTTCAGATACTTTTTATAATGATACAGATGATTCTTGGAAAATATGGGCTAAATTTGGCTGCCTTGGTGTGGAAATGGAAACAGCAGGATTATATACTCTTGCTGCAAAATATGGTGTAAATGCATTATCTCTTCTTACAGTAAGTGATCATTTTATTACTAAAGAAGAAACTTCATCACAAGAACGAGAAAAGACATTTACGTCTATGATTGAAACAGCATTAGAAACAATGATTAATATTTAA
- a CDS encoding pitrilysin family protein: MQKIILDNKITLIIKHTDLNISSVCIGFEAGAGAEYDESLYGLAHAVEHMVYKGTKNRDENEINEKLTDIFGFNNAMTNYPYVIFYGTSLTENIEEGIELLSDVILNPTFKEDGFEEEMKVIKQELNEWDSDLEQYTEDRLFFNLFKKRRIKYPIIGTNKSLQNIKVSDLIKFYEKYYVSNNCVIAVVSSLEPKIIKKIIEKYFSNMKNGEIKNHYIEYEDTKSKIFKDTNNSKNTEVLIVSQINKLEKKEYKNLKIFDEFFVKGVNSVLYNALRTENSLVYDVLSSIEYDKYIKLYKIRFSASIDNAEKGIEVFRKIINNLDDYKSKFRESLEKIKKSILLKEELKSETTISSAKKLVIDYIMFKGMKEIDEMEIETEDIVNVAKKVLSNISIEIAQK; encoded by the coding sequence ATGCAAAAAATTATATTAGATAACAAAATAACACTTATTATAAAGCATACAGATTTAAATATATCATCTGTCTGTATAGGATTTGAAGCTGGCGCTGGAGCAGAATATGATGAATCATTATATGGTTTAGCACATGCTGTGGAACATATGGTTTATAAAGGAACAAAAAATAGAGATGAAAATGAAATAAATGAAAAGCTTACTGATATATTTGGCTTTAACAATGCAATGACAAATTATCCGTATGTTATTTTTTATGGGACATCACTTACAGAAAATATTGAAGAGGGCATAGAACTTTTATCTGATGTTATACTTAATCCTACATTTAAAGAAGATGGATTTGAGGAAGAAATGAAAGTTATAAAGCAGGAATTAAATGAATGGGATTCTGATTTAGAGCAGTATACTGAAGACAGATTATTCTTCAATTTGTTTAAGAAAAGAAGAATAAAATACCCTATAATAGGGACAAATAAAAGCCTTCAGAATATAAAAGTTTCAGATTTAATAAAATTTTATGAAAAATATTATGTTTCAAATAATTGCGTAATAGCAGTTGTATCATCGCTTGAACCTAAAATTATTAAAAAAATTATAGAAAAATATTTTTCTAATATGAAAAATGGAGAAATTAAAAATCATTATATAGAGTATGAAGATACAAAAAGTAAAATATTTAAAGATACTAATAATTCTAAAAATACAGAAGTTTTAATTGTATCTCAGATTAATAAATTAGAAAAAAAAGAATATAAAAATTTAAAAATTTTTGATGAATTTTTTGTTAAAGGGGTTAACTCAGTTCTTTACAATGCTTTAAGAACTGAAAATTCACTCGTTTATGATGTTTTATCATCTATAGAATATGATAAATACATAAAGCTTTATAAAATAAGATTTAGTGCGTCTATAGATAATGCTGAAAAAGGCATAGAGGTTTTTAGAAAAATTATTAATAACTTAGATGATTATAAAAGTAAGTTTAGAGAATCTTTAGAAAAAATAAAGAAGAGTATTCTTCTAAAAGAGGAACTAAAAAGTGAAACTACTATTTCATCTGCTAAAAAACTTGTTATAGATTATATAATGTTTAAAGGTATGAAAGAAATAGATGAAATGGAAATCGAAACTGAAGATATAGTTAATGTAGCTAAAAAAGTTTTATCTAATATTTCTATTGAAATTGCTCAAAAATAA